A window of Primulina huaijiensis isolate GDHJ02 unplaced genomic scaffold, ASM1229523v2 scaffold27947, whole genome shotgun sequence genomic DNA:
ATCCATTGCTCCACTAGAGCTCTCTCTTCTAGAGTGCTTCCCACAAGACCAATGCCTTCATGTTTTGCTGCGTAGTACCTGATTATGGCCCTGGATTCTGACCCAGCTCCAATCAAACATGTATGGGAAAATTCAATCTTATATTTTTccaaacaatatatatatatatgtgtgtgtgtgtgtatgtatgtgtgtgtgtgtgtgtctgtgAATGAATGTGGCGCCAATGTGTTTACCGAAAAGCTTGAGATCACCATCCTCTATAGCAGGAACTTGTCCAAAGGGCTGTCGAAAAGCAAGTGATATTACTCGAGATATATATATgcacacaaaaataaaataaaaatcaaactttatTCAAGATATATAAAGATCTTTCCGGTATCTTTCAACCTTTTTCTCTGGTTTAATTAACATTATGATATGTCTATTAAgtaattattttatgatatagATATGAATTTTGAAACTCATGGAACATTTCTTCAAATCTATTCGTTAATAGGCAAACCTGTCTGAGACGAAACTCAGGTTTTTTCTGCTCTCCAGATTCGAGATCAATCGGTACGAGCTCGAACTGGAGCCCCAACTCGAAAAGACAGGCTAAGACCCTCTGTGGGCAAGCTGCATTGGCCGGACCATATACTTTAACCACCATTTCTCTCAATACCTAAGTTCAAAAAACACAAGTATATATagaattcaaatttattttgattttcctCGACAATCCTTTAGCCTTATATAGAGGTCAAAACACTTAATccaattttctttaattttttttaatagttatGGGGTTTACAAGCTGGTTGCATGTTAATTATAAGCTACCGGTTTGAGCAAGACTAGACTTATGGCtcacccaaataagatatttgtctcacaaaattgactcattaGATCGcttcacaaaattttttgttttaattatgaTAGATTTGTAACTTTTCATGATCTAAAAATAACTAAATctttgaatatattttattaagtttaGTACAACAATCACCATATTATTGTGTGAAAAGGtggataaaaaatttgaaatgagaaATAACTGATTGCATTTTACAGGgcagaatttatttttttaaaattataattataagcgaataaaaaaacttatttaattgatgatattatatgtgCTGCTCGAAAATGAATGGAATTAGGTAAATTAAAGACGACGTCCGTCTACCTTAAGAGTGATTTTTCCTAGGTGGTTGCCACGCGATAACATCCGGTAGGTGACAGCTTCCAGGCTTCTATACTTGCCAAAACAGAGTAACTACATCACATCACGTGGTGTTGTGTATTTTTTATTCAGATCATCGATTGATAAATCTtaatttataagaaattttttttaattcgtcTGACATTATGAGGAGTTTTCAAGATCATCAATCGATGaccttgtataaaaaaaaatacacaacaCTACATAATGTTTTATGCCACATAATATCCAAATCCTACTTTGATATAGGTAAAATAACTTATTTGGTCCACATATATACATTAACTTGTTTTAGTATGTATCTTGTgacacggtctcacgaatttttatctgtgagacatgtcaaccataccgatattcacaataaaaagtaatactcttagcacagaaagtaataatttttcatggatgacccaaataaaagatccgtctcacaaaatacgacccgtgagactgtctcacacaaatttttgtcatctagctaatgataaaaaaaaaagaataagaagATATTATTCTATTAGTCCTCTCTAAATTTAAAAGAGAACattcaattatattttaataattaaattttattttgttaacacataatatttttaaagtaatttgaagagttgattttttttaaatgtaatttcATAATATAGGgtataattttttaacttttaatttgtattaatttcattttatattacaaaaataaagaTTGACATTTGATCTATTGTTCAgacaatattaaaatttaaataccaAACAATTCATATTATAAGAAAACAATCAATATACTTTATGATATATAGTTGTATTAGGATACTTAAACAATCTAgtttttatttatcataaaaCACATTATACAATAGCCACTTTGAATATTCTCATCCCATGTAAAATTTTCTTGAGCTCATTAATTAATACCAAATATATGAAAGCCCAAATagattaatgttttttttagtaCAATAGATAAAATGTTGAATCCATTTGTATTCTTATATCGTATTGGAGcccaaaaaaatacatatatatcgcCCGTAAAAATTGGAGCCCatatagataaataattaatcaattttttgtAGCCTATGTGATTTAAGACCCAAAAatgatcaagatttgaagtatTCTAACaattacaataatttttttttcacttttttttctAAAGTTTGAGAGAAGTTTGTTATAATTAGGTTTCAAGTCCGATATTTCGtctcaaatttgaaattttggtatTAGATGAGTTATAAGTGatattgctaattttttttttttacttaaaagaaaatttaaactatatttttcattaatatgTGACGATCATTTTAGAAATCACATATATATGTTGTTCTAAGTTCTGAAGTTAAATGATTTGATAGCCTTGGGTTTATATATGGATGTAAATGAGTAATCCTTAcataaattaaaagataaaGAACATGAGATAGTTACATTAGGCCAATTCTATGAAATAATATGAAGATGGAACTTTTTAAATTCTCTTTACCATTGTACAAAAAACATTAATCTAATTCCCTCCTTTTAAGGCACTTTTATAAGTTACTTTATCTTTGCACAACTTTGTTTAATGTTTTTGCCACGAATTACTAGCAATTATTTTAGTACAATTACAAGCATTTTCATACACTAACATTGATAATTGAGTTTTGATTCCggaattaatatttttacaaatatcCACGTGTAtctttataataaatatcattttcaagaaattttttaaataataaaattattatatatccGAGTGATGGGCCGGGTAAAAGTGATGCAAGAAAAGTTGGCATTAATGGTTACTTTAAGGATTCAAGCCTTTTCTGAATCTTTCtccttttatttctttttctttgtcaTGAATTCTTCCTACTTAAGTATTAATGTGTACAgtttgaaatatgatttctttttttgGGTTACTTCACGGAAAACATTAGTGCCTCaagaatttattaaactcaataaAGCATGCATAAATTGATCGATTAATcaaaggtaaaaacttgtgtgagacggtctcatatgtcgtattttgtgagacagatcttttatttggatcatttatgaaaaaatattactttttatgctaagagtattattttttattatgaatattggtaggattgacccatctcacagataaagattcgtgagaccgtctcacaagagacatactcttaaTCAAATAGGAAATTGATTCCGATCCCATgttcttaaaaaattttaaaaaaaattcaatatataagtatttcaataataaaattaaaaagtttCATACGAAATTCATGGCGATGTTCAACAAGATTACAATAATCAAGAAACATATAattgcattttaaattattaattattaaagtagaAAAAGGGGAGAAAACGCATTCGTTCTTCACAATAACAACACAACTTTTACAAGTGGAGAAAGAGTTGGAATCTTAATACCTTCCATTTCCCTTCTCTTTTAACTTGATGATAAAAGAAACCTAATAATGCtactaataatataataaagacAGCTATCAAAAGTGATTTTTGAAGAAGATTGAAAGCCAAGTTGATGTCCACTATGAAAAAAGGCAAAAAGGGCTTCGCCATAAAGCAAGTCTACGTCGAATATTCAGAGTGAACATGGCATGGTCAATCCCACAAatcccatattttttttaatcttatttacCTGCAAAAACAGAAAATGTAACCAAACATTagatacaataaaatttacaatcgAACCCATAAAATGATCAATAGCTACACAAAtcttgatatttaaaaaaaaattaaatgaagttTCACCTTTTCCACCGGACAACCTTCTAAGAAAGGTGAGAAAGATGATGAGCAAGGCGACTACGGCCAATAATCCAATGATGATTGCAAATGTCTTCTCCGACTCGCTGTGATCAGATGACTCTGTAATTGAATATAATTTATTGATACATTGTTAATGCAATTTTGTAGAAAAAGTTGATTAGCAAAATTTTTCTTACCGTGATGCTGATTTGCGTATATTTGAGCAGCACTTGTGGAATACCTCGCATAACACTTGGCCAAGAACATATCCCCAAACACAGCGCCACCGCACTCGGACTTCAGCCGCCGTATCGCCTCAGAGACGCAATCCTGGCACTGCCCCGTGCTTAAGTCTCCCACACATTGCGCCACCCCTTCGACGTCCTCGGAACCCCCGACCCTGTACGCGCCTCCGGCCCCATTCAAACTCGCCAGCATGGCATCGCGGTGGCTCATCTCATCTGCGCTGTAACCATTGGACGGCCCGCATTTCTTCATCGCCACGGTCTTGTCCTCCACCCCGATGAACGAAGCGTTGTCGTATTTCAAGAAGCAGCCTTCCAGCTGTATGGCGCCGCCGCATGTCTGGGGGCATAGCGGGCCGAGCTTCGTCGCGGCTTGAGCCACACAGGTGGCGCAGTCCGGCATGGCTAAATCAGCCCGGCATTGGTATAGCCCGTAAACTACGTCTTGTGAGCTTGAGCCCATTATTGTGTACTTATTGTAGGAAGAGTAAGTGGCTGAATTCACGAGGGATGTGAGGAGTGAATTGACATTTGATTGATAGGGGGAGTTGGGTTCATATTTTATCTGTGAGCAGCCGCCGTAGAGGAACGTGTCGAGAGACGAATGTGCAGGGAatatgaagatgaagatgaagaagaagaggaagacgACATGGAGGGAAATTTTT
This region includes:
- the LOC140967747 gene encoding plasmodesmata-located protein 7, with amino-acid sequence MEKTTARQILQFLKISLHVVFLFFFIFIFIFPAHSSLDTFLYGGCSQIKYEPNSPYQSNVNSLLTSLVNSATYSSYNKYTIMGSSSQDVVYGLYQCRADLAMPDCATCVAQAATKLGPLCPQTCGGAIQLEGCFLKYDNASFIGVEDKTVAMKKCGPSNGYSADEMSHRDAMLASLNGAGGAYRVGGSEDVEGVAQCVGDLSTGQCQDCVSEAIRRLKSECGGAVFGDMFLAKCYARYSTSAAQIYANQHHESSDHSESEKTFAIIIGLLAVVALLIIFLTFLRRLSGGKGK